Within Aliidiomarina minuta, the genomic segment AATTGCCTTTTGATGAAGTGAAAATTGACCAGAGCTTTTTACGCGATGCGGGCGACAAAGTGGATGCCAGGGAGTGGATCATTATTGAGGCCATCATTGGTATTGCTAATCAGTTGCAGATGCAGGTCATAGCGGAAGGCATCGAAATTGAAAGCCACTATCTGAGGTTACTGGAGTATGGCTGTAATGGCTTCCAGGGCTATTACTTCAGCCATCCGCTGCCGTTGAATGAGTTTGAGAGACTGTTACTGCCAGCGTATTCTCATGAAAGTGTATACAGGAAATAGCACTGGTCAGTGCTATTTCCTCTGGCTGCCAGTGTTATACTCGGTTCCTTATTTTTTACAGGTAATGCAAAACTATGGCGCAACAAAAAACCGCTAAACAGGGTGGCTTTTTCAGCAACATGCTGTTTAACATACTGATTCCTGTTGTTATTTTAATGAAGTTCAGTGGGCCTGACGATTTAGGCCCGGCGCTGGGCGTGGTCATTGCTCTGGCTTTCCCTATTGGCTACGGGCTCTGGGACCTGCAACGGCGCGGCAAAGTGAATGGTTTTTCAATTCTGGGCATTATCAGTGTGCTGTTAACCGGGGGCATCAGTTTATTTGAGTTGGACCCTCAGTACATAGCTATTAAAGAAGCAGCCGTGCCTGGGGTTATCGGATTAGCGGTGTTTATCAGTCAGTACACGCGTTTTCCGCTGGTTAAAAAATTACTGATGAATGACCAGATAATGGATGTCGACAAAGTCTACTCGGCGGTGAAAAAGCGTGACAATATCAAGGCTTTTGAACGGGTATTAAAACAGGCCACCTGGCTGGTCGCGGGTGCATTCTTCTTATCCGCTATACTTAATTATATACTGGCCCGCATGATAGTCGTGAGCCCTGCGGGGACTACTGCTTTTAATGAAGAGCTGGGACGCATGACTGCGTTGAGTTTCCCGGTCATAGCCCTGCCCACTATGCTGGTGATGATGGTGGCTATTTTTTATCTGTTTTATAAGTTAAACAAACTTACGGGCCAGTCGATTGAAAACTTTCTGCATGGTCAGGACGAAAAAGTTAAGGATGATAAATAAGGCGTGATTTATCTGGAGCGCAAGGACGAAATTTCATTAAAACTGACCCGGGAACTGGGTCAGGCACCTGAGCACAGGCTGGATATGTACCTGTTTGTGCCTGGTGAGCTCGATTTAAGCCCCCAGACTTTGCCTGAGCAGGAATTCTACCTGCTCGGTCTTCATGTGAAAAGAACCTACTCCAGCCTGGCCCAGCTTGCACCTTTAGTGCAGAGTCGTTTGATCAGCCGGGCGGCAGGCCAAAGTGTACGACCCGACCCTAAATACCGCTTAAGCCTGAGCTTGTACGCATATCAGTACGCAAATGCGCTGGAGGCAGCGACTCGTCAATTACGTAATAGCGACGAGGTGTCGCGGGAGGAAGTGGGGGAACTACTGGAGTTGACCGCGACTATTCTCAAGCGTTTGCGACGCAATACACCGAAAGAAGAAAGTCTGTCGCGTTATCACGTCAACATTGATAACTATCTGTCCTGGTTAACTGAGCAACAGTTGCTAGCTTTAGCCATGAAACTGCCGTTTCAGGATGATCAGCAGGATTTGCGCGAACTTCTGATCAAAGTCGCCAAGCGTGAACACCGTCATCGTGAGGAGAAAGAGTACAACTCGTCTCGTATCAATGATGACAGTGCACGGATGTCGAATAAGATGCGCTTGCTACGGCGTTTGTTGGAATACCCGGTCACTTTTAAGCGTAAATCGGTAGAGCTCGGTGGTGGCGAACAAAAAGCGGTGAAGGCGCTGGTAACCGCGATAGTGATGACGGCGGTTTCATTTTTTGTTTTTGAAAGCCGGTTATTGTTAGGCGATATTACCGCCATATTCCTGCTGGTGGTAGCGGTAGCTTATGCAGCCCGTGAGTTATTTAAAGACGACTTACGACAGAAACTCTGGGCATGGCTACGTAAAGGACGGCCCAAATGGAAGCATACTTATATAGATGTTAACTCTGAACAGCCGGTAGGGCGTTCATTAGAGTGGTTCGATTATAAAGCATTTCGCGACCTGCCTGATGACATACGCAAAGCCCGTAAGGGAAACAGTCCCCAGCGGGGAGAAACAGTCCTACATTATCGCAATGATTCACGCATGTTACCGGCCCGCTTTTTAAGCGGTTATGCAGAAACCCGAGAGAGCATTATTCTCGATTTAGACGTTTTAATGCGCTTAATGAACCCCAGCACCCACAAGGTGTTCAAGCTTGAACAGGATGAAATTGTCGAAGAGCTGGTTGATAAACGTTACACCCTGAATCTGGTTGTACGGGATGTCGAAGGCGATGGTCGGGTAGTCCTGCAACGCTGGAAAATCATCATGAACTATAAGCGTATTCTGGATGTTGAATTAGCTAATTAGTTGCTGCTGCCAGGTTTTATAGTTTAGTGTTGGCTGCAGAAAATAAAATTGATACGGAGTGAGTCCATGAAATTATCAAAAAAGAGTCTGAATCTGTTAACCGTTGCTAGTCTGGCACTGGGCCTTGTCGGGCATTCAGCCCAGGCTAAAGAAATGGTCGTGAATGAAGATCTGGCTTATCACCTGACCGAGTCTCTGGTTACTCAGATAGGGCCTCGTATGCCAGGCACAAAAGCGGATGCGCGAACGGTAGAGTGGGCGGTCGATAAATTTGAACGTCTTGGTTATGACCGGGTATGGACCGAAGAGTTTGCGATGCAACACTGGCAGCCGGTCAGTGCATCTTTGCATGTGCAGGCACCTTTTAAGCAGGATTTAGTACTGGCTTCACTAGGACACTCAATTTCTACCCCGGAACAGGGCATTCAGGCTTCAGTGGTTGAGTTTGACAGCCTGGAGTCGTTGCGTGAAGCAGAGCCGAGCGACGTGGAAGGTAAAATCGTATTTATTAACCGGGAGATGGAACGGCACCCCAGAGGCGCCACTTATGGCCCGGCGGTCAGTGGTCGTTCGCAAGGGGCCGTAGTTGCATCTGAACTGGGCGCTGTGGCGGTACTTATCCGTTCTATCAGCACCAGTGATGATCGTTTTCCCCACACTGGCATGATGCGTTATCAGGACGGTATAGAAAAAATTCCAGCCGCGGCCTTATCGGTCCCGGATGCTAACCAACTGAGCCGTATGCTGCAAAGAGAGCCTGAACTGACGGTGGATTTTAATCTGCAGAATGAGTCTAAAGGTGAAGTCACCAGCCACAACGTAATTGCTGAAATGCGCGGCACTGAGCGTCCTGATGAGCTTATCCTTATCGGAGCTCATCATGATTCCTGGCATAAAGGCACCGGAGCTTTGGATGACGGTGCCGGTGTTGGCATTGTCATGGCCACCGGTGCCATGGTGCGTCAGCGTGGTGAAACTGAACGTACCGTGCGGGTGGTTCTTTTTGGCGCTGAAGAAATAGGTCTGGTGGGAGCCCGTGCTTATACCGATAAGCATGCGGATAATCTGCACAACCACATTTTTGCATCTGAGTCAGACTTTGGCGCAGGGCGGGTTTTTGCCTTTGATACTAATTTCGGGGAAGAAGGCCTGGAATTTGCCGATGAAGTGCATAAGAAGTTATTACCTTTAGGTATTCAACGTGGCCATAATAACGCCAGCGGTGGACCTGACATTACTTTCCTGCAACAGGAAGGCGTACCTGTTGGTCGCTTACAGCAGGACGGTACCGACTATTTTGACTACCATCATACCAATAATGACACCCTGGATAAGGTCGATCCTGCCGCTGTTAAACAGAACCTTCGGGCCTGGGTTATCCTGACTGAAGCCCTGGCGAACAGTGATGTGAACTTGCGTGACTAGGAGCACTTGATGAGCAATCCGGCACCTAAACGGGAGATATTTGCCTGGGCTATGTACGATGTAGCGAACCAGGCATATACCACCGTTGTTATTTCTTTCATCTATTCTGCTTTTTTTGTCAGTTATATAGTGCCGGATGACAGCTTTTTACAGGATACCTATTGGTCAATCGCTCTGATTGGCTCGATCCTGGTTGCTATGGTGTTGTCGCCGATTATTGGGCAGCACCTGGATCAGGGGGCCAGCAAAAAAAGGCTGCTGGCGATCTCAACTATTATCTGCGCGCTTTTTACCAGTTCGCTGTGGTTTGTCTCGCCAGGTGATGTCTGGCTGGGCGTAGTCCTGATTCTGATCACCAATACCGCCTGGATGATTGGTGAGGCTATTATCTCTTCGTTCCTGCCGGAAATTGCTAAACGAAAGAACATGGGTTTGGTTTCCGGCATCGGCTGGGGTGTTGGTTATATCGGTGGATTAATCAGTATGATACTGGTGACCCTGATTATAGTGACAGCCGACCCTGATGCTGAAACTGCGGCTTATATTAGCCAGAACCAATGGGCTATGGTGGCCATTTCCATATACTTTGTGATTTTTGCTATACCGACCTTTGTGTTACTTAAAGAGCGCCCCCCTAAACTTTCTCAACGGGTTCAGAAACAGGCCTGGTATCAGGCGCTGAACCTGGTGCAGTTGGGTCGTAGTCAGCCGGTATTGCTGCGCTTTTTCATGGCATTCCTGTTTTATATGGCGGGCGTGCAGACGGTCATTAAATTTATTGGCATATACAGTAGCGGCGAGCTGGGTCTTACTCAGTCCGACTTAGTGTCGGTGTTTCTGGCCACTCAATTCAGCGCCATGGCAGGGGCTGTGGGTTTTGGTTTTGTGGAGCATAAAATAGGTGCCCGGCCGACGCTGTTTGCTGTTATAGGTATCTGGCTGGTTGCCATTGGCGCTATGTATTCGCTCCCCTTCATGGTCGAGGCTTCCGGTATTGATGTAGCCACCCTGTTTCTGGGTGTGGCCTTACTGGCTGGTACCGGTATCGGTGCTATTCAGTCTTCCAGCCGCTCTTTAGTGGGGCAGCTTACTCCGGCGAATGCTGGTGGCAGTGCCTTTGGCTGGTGGGGTACCTTCAATCGCCTGGCTATGTTGCTGGCGACCACTTTTGGCATTGTGGCAGATATATTTGGCCGCCAATCAGCTCTACTCATGGTTCTCGGATTCTTTGTTTTGGGGGCTTTATTACTGGCTCGTGTTCCGCTTTCCGGCACTTTAGAGCAGCGCTATGCTGAAGATGAACAGGAGCGTGAAAATGGAAATCGGGAATCATGAACTACCTGCAGGTGTACTTATATTTAATCCGCAACAAAGCTCCATCATTAGCGCGAATGATTACCTCGCCGAGAAGCTAGGTTATAAATCGACAGCCCTGAATGGTCAGGCACTCAGCTGCATCATGGATGATGCTGAAGTTATCGCGTTGCCAAAAGAGGCAAGTCATAGTACTCGTATAAGACTGCAGGATAACAAGGGGCGCAATCATGCTTTTGTCGTTAGCGCCAAACCCCTGCAGGAAAATATGTGCCTGGTTTTGCTAGAGGAATCAGTGGAGTCCCAACTTAGTATTGAACTGGAACAGGATCGTGCTCGCTTACTGGCGGAGCAGACGCAGAAGAATGAATTGATTAGCAAACTCGAAAGCGTTAATGCGCAATTTGTACAGACTGAGAAAATGGCCGCTATCGGCCAGTTGGCAGCTGGT encodes:
- a CDS encoding VC0807 family protein — translated: MAQQKTAKQGGFFSNMLFNILIPVVILMKFSGPDDLGPALGVVIALAFPIGYGLWDLQRRGKVNGFSILGIISVLLTGGISLFELDPQYIAIKEAAVPGVIGLAVFISQYTRFPLVKKLLMNDQIMDVDKVYSAVKKRDNIKAFERVLKQATWLVAGAFFLSAILNYILARMIVVSPAGTTAFNEELGRMTALSFPVIALPTMLVMMVAIFYLFYKLNKLTGQSIENFLHGQDEKVKDDK
- a CDS encoding M28 family peptidase, with protein sequence MKLSKKSLNLLTVASLALGLVGHSAQAKEMVVNEDLAYHLTESLVTQIGPRMPGTKADARTVEWAVDKFERLGYDRVWTEEFAMQHWQPVSASLHVQAPFKQDLVLASLGHSISTPEQGIQASVVEFDSLESLREAEPSDVEGKIVFINREMERHPRGATYGPAVSGRSQGAVVASELGAVAVLIRSISTSDDRFPHTGMMRYQDGIEKIPAAALSVPDANQLSRMLQREPELTVDFNLQNESKGEVTSHNVIAEMRGTERPDELILIGAHHDSWHKGTGALDDGAGVGIVMATGAMVRQRGETERTVRVVLFGAEEIGLVGARAYTDKHADNLHNHIFASESDFGAGRVFAFDTNFGEEGLEFADEVHKKLLPLGIQRGHNNASGGPDITFLQQEGVPVGRLQQDGTDYFDYHHTNNDTLDKVDPAAVKQNLRAWVILTEALANSDVNLRD
- a CDS encoding MFS transporter, translated to MSNPAPKREIFAWAMYDVANQAYTTVVISFIYSAFFVSYIVPDDSFLQDTYWSIALIGSILVAMVLSPIIGQHLDQGASKKRLLAISTIICALFTSSLWFVSPGDVWLGVVLILITNTAWMIGEAIISSFLPEIAKRKNMGLVSGIGWGVGYIGGLISMILVTLIIVTADPDAETAAYISQNQWAMVAISIYFVIFAIPTFVLLKERPPKLSQRVQKQAWYQALNLVQLGRSQPVLLRFFMAFLFYMAGVQTVIKFIGIYSSGELGLTQSDLVSVFLATQFSAMAGAVGFGFVEHKIGARPTLFAVIGIWLVAIGAMYSLPFMVEASGIDVATLFLGVALLAGTGIGAIQSSSRSLVGQLTPANAGGSAFGWWGTFNRLAMLLATTFGIVADIFGRQSALLMVLGFFVLGALLLARVPLSGTLEQRYAEDEQERENGNRES